From Cydia splendana chromosome 12, ilCydSple1.2, whole genome shotgun sequence, a single genomic window includes:
- the LOC134795807 gene encoding enoyl-CoA delta isomerase 2, with translation MDNFDTIIESVQGTIKIVTYNKPKRKNAIDFDMYKRVTRILNDGARDSNVSMMVLTGAGEYFSSGNDLVALRTAHTPSFLTVLHDFIEAFITFPKLLVAVVNGPAVGIAVTTLPLCDLVFAVENAFFYTPFGKLGITAEGCSTFTFPRIIGYGKALEMLVFNQKMNAKEALDYGFVNCVYKQEEVQTKVWNKLVEISNVSNDLLTTTKRLMRGSIQDKLLKVNDEEIRLLNEAWSSREPNPQVVDTIKSKI, from the exons ATGGATAACTTTGACACTATCATCGAATCGGTACAAGGGACAATTAAAATAGTAACGTATAACAAGCCTAAGAGGAAAAATGCAATTGACTTTGATATGTATAAGAGAGTAACGAGGATCCTTAATGATGGAGCAAGAGACAGCAACGTATCTATGATGGTGCTAACTGGAGCAGGTGAATACTTCAGCAGTGGCAATGACTTGGTTGCCTTAAGGACAGCCCATACACCCAGTTTCCTCACAGTGCTGCATGATTTTATTGAGGCCTTCATTACATTCCCCAAGTTACTGGTAGCTGTTGTGAATGGACCGGCTGTAGGCATAGCTGTGACCACTCTGCCACTTTGTGACTTAGTGTTTGCTGTGGAGAAT GCCTTTTTCTACACTCCATTTGGAAAGCTCGGTATCACAGCAGAAGGATGTTCAACTTTTACATTCCCAAGGATCATTGGATATGGAAAG GCTTTGGAAATGCTAGTATTCAACCAAAAGATGAATGCCAAGGAAGCTCTAGATTATGGGTTTGTTAACTGTGTTTATAAGCAAGAGGAAGTCCAAACCAAGGTATGGAACAAGCTAGTTGAAATATCTAATGTTTCAAATGATCTATTGACAACAACTAAAAGATTGATGAGAGGTTCCATACAAGACAAGTTGTTGAAAGTGAATGATGAAGAGATTCGTCTACTGAATGAGGCTTGGTCTTCTAGAGAGCCCAATCCACAAGTTGTTGATACTATcaaaagtaaaatttaa
- the LOC134795536 gene encoding glycerol-3-phosphate phosphatase, whose amino-acid sequence MVKFLHFLKTNAYFINKHTSPLASTLSLVQSKSFSTSRNMFRSAVFNLHEGSKDQVQEFLNSFDTVLTDCDGVLWIENNAIPGSADAMNYFRKIGKKIFYVTNNSTKIRSDFAAKAQQLGFIASQDEILSTAYLAAHYLKGIGFTKKVYLVGSNGIGEELKAVGIRHTGIGPDHVKPDFKSMKPSDLDPEVGAVVVGFDEHVSYPKFMKAASYLASEDCLFIATNTDERFPKGGSIVVPGTGTIVRAVETCSERKALVLGKPHAYVRKFLESCGLDPARTLMIGDRCNTDIELGVRCGFQTLLVLSGVTSPKDLEKIRNEKKPPLPDVVLPKLGDLMSLLPS is encoded by the exons ATGGTGAAATTTCTacactttttaaaaacaaatgctTATTTTATAAACAAACATACCTCCCCCCTTGCTTCTACCCTTTCTTTAGTTCAGTCCAAAAGTTTTAGCACCTCCAGAAACATGTTTAGATCAGCCGTTTTTAATCTTCATGAAGGAAGTAAAGATCAAGTGCAGGAATTTTTAAATTCCTTTGACACAGTTTTAACTGACTGTGACG GTGTTCTGTGGATCGAAAATAATGCAATACCAGGGTCCGCTGATGCAATGAATTATTTTCGAAAAATTGGaaagaaaatattttacgtAACTAATAACTCTACAAAGATCCGCAGTGATTTTGCAGCAAAAGCACAGCAGCTGGGATTTATTGCTAGTCAG GATGAAATACTCTCCACAGCATACCTAGCAGCACACTACCTCAAAGGTATAGGATTTACTAAGAAAGTGTACTTAGTTGGTTCTAATGGTATAGGAGAAGAGTTGAAGGCAGTTGGAATAAGGCATACAGGAATTGGA CCTGATCATGTTAAACCAGATTTCAAATCAATGAAGCCATCAGACCTAGACCCTGAAGTGGGAGCAGTGGTGGTTGGCTTTGACGAGCATGTAAGCTATCCAAAATTCATGAAGGCAGCCTCTTACCTCGCGTCCGAGGATTGCCTGTTCATCGCAACTAATACTGATGAGAGGTTTCCAAAAG GCGGCTCTATCGTTGTGCCGGGTACGGGCACCATCGTACGCGCGGTGGAGACGTGCTCGGAGCGGAAGGCGCTCGTGCTCGGTAAGCCCCACGCCTACGTCAGGAAGTTCCTTGAGTCCTGCGGGCTGGATCCGGCGCGGACGCTCATGATTGGCGACAG ATGCAACACAGACATCGAGCTGGGAGTCCGCTGCGGCTTCCAGACCCTCCTAGTGCTATCCGGGGTCACATCTCCTAAAGACTTGGAGAAGATCCGGAATGAAAAGAAACCGCCGCTACCCGACGTGGTTCTACCTAAGCTGGGCGACTTGATGTCACTGCTGCCGTCATAA